From Vitis vinifera cultivar Pinot Noir 40024 chromosome 5, ASM3070453v1, the proteins below share one genomic window:
- the LOC100242192 gene encoding uncharacterized protein LOC100242192, translating to MKCVKAGKFGSWCFFIAEAASVEFQSPDLRYTQRETMPITGIGSLIFMNKRRSVMKILPQSVTKLWNEWEVRVLVLISLFLQIVLILLGNRRKYIPSKWIRVILWLAYLAADWIAAVSIGVLSNSQGDSEDDSLQQTNIIRAFWAPFLLLHLGGPDTITAYSMEDNELWLRHLLGLVVQFGGAFYVFLRSWEGMPLNIMAIPMFVAGLIKYGERTWALRSASSSQFREAMLPRPDPGPNYAKIMGEYTLQRSQGFNVSFEPVAEPSTKVNCLDPDDEILQVGYALFMTFKRLFADLILTFQDRKDSQSFFHNTTWEKAFVAIEVELGFMYDVLYTKASVTYCRWGHLLRAVSLSFTVSTSVAFLLINKQEYATTDLIITLLLLVGAIVLEMYAIIILLSSDWTMLWLSKHKKPLKDRVKMDRANKRWSNSMAQYNLLSLCLKEKPIKYLGPVQRLPYICEMLKKYRLGQHEGILWRFSRVYEMLEEHSYKTSVTVSTDLEILNDLKEFIFEHLSDKSNSAKEQSDANAIYKQLCAGRGDLVLKKEKYNCHSILGWSVEEDFEQSILLWHIATDLLYHTDNQDQNPSLDKCPDYRAMCKLVSDYMLYLLVMRPSMLPDGIGHMRFRDSRAEGIQFFKDKVIIEGRTEACQKLLEVNTEVPPLQVEGDKSKSMLFEACRLAKSLQSLEITEKEKWEMMCDVWVEMLCYAASQCGWNQHAKQLRRGGELLTHVWLLMAHFGISEHFKISQCHARSVVVVT from the exons ATGAAATGCGTCAAAGCAGGGAAGTTTGGCAGTTGGTGTTTCTTTATAGCAGAAGCTGCAAGTGTTGAATTCCAATCCCCAGATCTTAGATACACTCAGAGAGAAACCATGCCAATTACAG GTATTGGCAGCTTGATCTTCATGAATAAAAGAAGATCAGTAATGAAAATATTGCCCCAAAGCGTGACAAAACTTTGGAATGAATGGGAAGTCCGGGTATTGGTTTTAATTAGCCTCTTCTTACAGATTGTGCTCATACTGTTAGGCAATCGGAGGAAGTATATACCTTCAAAGTGGATCAGAGTCATCCTTTGGCTTGCTTACTTAGCTGCAGATTGGATTGCAGCAGTTTCTATTGGCGTCCTCTCCAACAGCCAAGGAGATTCTGAAGACGACTCATTGCAACAAACCAATatcataagggcattttgggcACCGTTTCTACTGCTTCACCTTGGCGGCCCGGACACCATTACAGCCTACTCAATGGAAGATAATGAATTATGGTTAAGACACTTGCTGGGGCTAGTCGTCCAGTTTGGAGGGGCATTTTATGTCTTTCTTAGGTCTTGGGAGGGCATGCCCCTTAATATTATGGCCATCCCAATGTTCGTGGCCGGACTCATCAAGTATGGGGAGAGGACTTGGGCTCTAAGGTCTGCGAGCAGCAGTCAGTTTAGAGAGGCCATGCTCCCTCGTCCTGACCCTGGGCCTAATTATGCCAAAATCATGGGCGAGTATACTTTGCAAAGGTCCCAGGGATTTAATGTTTCATTCGAACCAGTGGCTGAGCCTTCTACCAAAGTGAATTGCTTGGATCCAGATGACGAAATTCTCCAAGTTGGTTATGCCTTGTTCATGACTTTCAAGCGATTATTTGCAGATCTCATTCTCACTTTCCAAGATCGCAAGGACAGCCAATCGTTCTTCCACAATACAACTTGGGAGAAAGCTTTTGTAGCGATTGAAGTTGAGCTTGGATTCATGTATGATGTGCTCTATACAAAGGCAAGTGTGACTTATTGTAGATGGGGCCACCTACTCCGTGCGGTGAGTTTATCTTTCACAGTCTCAACATCCGTAGCCTTCTTGCTCATTAACAAGCAAGAGTACGCGACCACTGATTTGATTATAACATTATTGTTGCTGGTTGGTGCAATTGTTCTAGAGATGTATGCCATTATTATACTACTTTCCTCCGATTGGACTATGCTCTGGTTGAGTAAGCACAAAAAACCCCTCAAGGATAGGGTTAAGATGGATCGAGCAAACAAGAGATGGTCTAATTCCATGGCACAATACAATCTACTAAGTCTCTGCCTCAAAGAGAAGCCAATCAAGTATCTTGGACCAGTCCAGAGATTGCCTTACATTTGTGAAATGTTGAAGAAGTATCGCCTTGGTCAACATGAAGGAATTCTCTGGAGATTCTCTCGTGTTTATGAAATGTTGGAGGAGCATAGCTACAAGACTTCTGTGACTGTTTCCACTGATTTGGAAATATTGAATGATTTGAAAGAATTTATCTTTGAACACCTTTCAGATAAATCAAACAGTGCTAAGGAACAATCAGATGCCAATGCAATTTATAAGCAATTATGTGCAGGTAGGGGTGATCTGGTACTCAAGAAAGAGAAATATAATTGTCATAGTATCCTTGGCTGGAGCGTTGAGGAAGACTTTGAACAGAGCATTCTTCTCTGGCACATTGCCACTGATCTCTTGTATCATACCGATAATCAAGACCAAAATCCAAGCTTGGATAAATGTCCAGATTATAGAGCTATGTGCAAGTTGGTGTCAGACTACATGTTGTATCTTCTGGTCATGCGCCCTTCCATGCTTCCTGATGGAATAGGACATATGAGATTTCGAGACAGCCGTGCTGAGGGCATTCAGTTTTTTAAGGACAAGGTCATCATAGAAGGAAGAACCGAGGCTTGCCAAAAGTTACTTGAGGTGAACACTGAAGTTCCACCTCTGCAAGTGGAAGGAGATAAAAGCAAGTCCATGCTATTCGAAGCCTGCAGGCTGGCTAAGTCTCTGCAATCCCTGGAGATAACTGAGAAAGAGAAATGGGAGATGATGTGTGATGTGTGGGTGGAGATGCTGTGTTATGCTGCAAGCCAGTGTGGATGGAATCAGCACGCCAAGCAGCTGAGGCGAGGAGGAGAGCTGCTCACCCATGTGTGGCTTCTCATGGCCCATTTTGGTATAAGTGAACATTTCAAGATTTCACAATGCCACGCAAGGTCTGTGGTGGTTGTGACTTAG
- the LOC100853251 gene encoding toMV resistance protein Tm-2(2)-like isoform X2: protein MRMEAMRMFDEGRDEEAREIFRKLKDTRGVAELAVSRVMEKLNVVLIQEPGVLVGVEEEVQWIQRKLMRLGVIHGYDFTEELMDVAYDFEDVIDDLVLRSAAKQRSGGNWERCILVIRIHKKLEMIKSKIPHLPPAQVLVPLSSRIPKYLEEMEWSPLFSIPSQNLEDTVVSPVKEKLSALLVLMALHPDTKKKARRVLDELESLSSFLKGLELVYLDDKAGVWMEKLSDVSLSAVVVIEDFINNNQQLRKKSWMGSPFGKSKSQHDFGMKMDKIYAKIQELSISKPEKATQVQGQSREFIKSEKHIPSQQTTQNPHLASFDDDVHAMTTRLLAADKSFRVIPIMGMEGIGKTTLAKLIFHNKAVVDHFPFRAWPSTTASSTIGDSRQILLDIIKQLMNYKMRVTRGAVVSSEHEEMMQKLKAFLINNRSLIVMDDPSHFCYWDGLLRVLADTSNRSRMIWITRKMSLPPNLKTRSDPHPLRLRADEESWALFTHALKVRIPSELQELKEKIVRRCGGLPLLIVKLTESLSQKDTTIEEWSRALQQLCHDQEKVWSNTLCRIYKDLSLYMRRCLFSLTLFPHDSDTPTRRLITLWVAEDLVQTEGRNEAPEDVAESCLNLLIAQGMVQLSKKKLNGNVKTVRLPDALTQYWLSKAQRARALGDHIYTRSELFPGNGMIRRLVDHLDRDDITFDHIHGGDHTSSTSLTCYYQDVLSFRSFDTRKKIEQEEEIGDFLRRCISSSCFLSLWVLDLENVYKPKLPEALGELTQLRYLGLRSTFLEKLPSSISKLRNLQTLDIKHTNIKTLPISICKLQQLRHLYLSEGYRSKLMLRPSTGSLTTLQTLCGLFVDEETPVRDGLNRLLNLRKLGLAMSSQPKAMSSQVQAVTDWILNLKHLQSLRVKSIDDNNQPWDLELKPLTGHQNLSCIFLFGRLRNPSIMSQFPPSLIDLTLSGSELTKDPMESLGKLPNLRSLKLFAKSYLGKSMHCSLGGFRQLRVLKLWKLDQLEDWKVEKGALQALRDLEIRYSERTTPTLPEELLDRSPLLKIDVKLAQL, encoded by the exons ATGCGGATGGAGGCGATGAGGATGTTCGACGAGGGGAGAGATGAAGAAGCTAGGGAGATCTTTAGGAAGCTCAAAGACACACGAGGGGTGGCTGAGTTGGCGGTATCGCGCGTTATGGAGAAACTCAATGTCGTGCTGATTCAAGAACCAGGAGTTTTGGTTGGAGTTGAAGAAGAGGTTCAATGGATCCAAAGGAAATTGATGCGTCTTGGAGTTATTCATGGCTATGACTTCACAGAGGAATTAATGGACGTTGCCTATGATTTTGAAGATGTGATTGATGACCTTGTACTCAGATCAGCAGCAAAGCAAAGGAGCGGAGGGAATTGGGAGAGATGCATTTTAGTAATCAGAATTCACAAGAAGCTGGAAATGATCAAGTCTAAAATCCCTCATCTTCCTCCTGCCCAAGTACTTGTACCACTTTCTTCAAGAATTCCTAAATACTTGGAAGAAATGGAGTGGTCACCCTTGTTCTCAATACCTAGTCAGAACCTGGAAGACACAGTTGTTTCCCCAGTGAAAGAGAAGCTATCAGCTCTGCTAGTTCTGATGGCACTTCATCCCGATACTAAGAAGAAGGCCAGGCGGGTACTAGATGAATTGGAGTCGCTGAGTAGTTTTCTGAAAGGCTTAGAATTAGTATATTTGGATGATAAAGCAGGGGTCTGGATGGAGAAGTTGTCCGATGTTTCCCTTTCTGCTGTGGTTGTAATTGAGGACTTCATCAACAATAACCAACAGCTCAGAAAGAAAAGCTGGATGGGATCTCCTTTCGGAAAATCCAAATCTCAGCATGATTTTGGCATGAAGATGGACAAAATATATGCTAAGATCCAAGAACTCTCAATTTCCAAGCCTGAGAAAGCCACCCAAGTACAGGGTCAAAGTAGAGAGTTCATAAAATCTGAAAAGCACATACCGTCACAGCAAACAACACAAAATCCTCATCTCGCTAGCTTTGATGATGATGTCCATGCAATGACGACACGACTACTTGCAGCTGATAAGAGTTTCCGTGTGATTCCAATTATGGGTATGGAAGGCATTGGAAAGACAACCCTGGCAAAGTTGATCTTCCACAATAAAGCTGTTGTGGATCACTTCCCATTCCGTGCTTGGCCATCTACAACTGCTTCTTCAACCATAGGTGATTCACGTCAGATTCTCCTAGACATAATAAAACAATTGATGAACTACAAGATGAGAGTCACGAGAGGTGCAGTGGTTTCTAGTGAACACGAAGAAATGATGCAGAAGCTGAAAGCCTTCTTGATTAATAACAGGTCTCTCATAGTTATGGATGATCCTTCTCATTTCTGTTACTGGGACGGCTTGTTAAGAGTGCTTGCAGATACATCAAACAGGAGCAGAATGATTTGGATCACTCGCAAAATGAGTCTTCCTCCAAATCTTAAAACTAGGAGTGATCCTCACCCATTGCGACTACGAGCAGATGAGGAGAGTTGGGCATTGTTTACCCATGCTCTGAAGGTAAGAATACCCTCAGAACTGCAAGAGCTGAAAGAGAAAATTGTCAGAAGATGTGGGGGGCTGCCACTCCTGATCGTAAAATTGACAGAATCACTCTCGCAGAAGGATACAACCATTGAGGAGTGGTCCAGAGCACTTCAACAGCTTTGTCATGACCAAGAAAAAGTCTGGTCCAATACCCTCTGCAGGATCTACAAGGATTTGTCCTTGTACATGAGGAGATGTCtattttctctaactttatttCCTCATGACTCTGATACCCCAACAAGAAGATTAATAACATTGTGGGTTGCAGAGGATTTGGTGCAAACAGAGGGCAGGAATGAAGCTCCGGAAGATGTTGCTGAGAGTTGTTTGAATCTGTTGATCGCCCAGGGAATGGTTCAACTGTCAAAGAAGAAGCTTAATGGGAATGTTAAAACTGTTCGCCTGCCTGATGCCCTAACACAATACTGGTTATCCAAAGCTCAGCGAGCCAGAGCTCTTGGAGATCATATTTACACAAGATCTGAGTTGTTCCCAGGCAATGGCATGATCCGTCGTCTTGTCGATCATCTTGATCGGGACGATATAACCTTTGATCATATCCATGGAGGTGACCACACAAGTTCAACTTCTTTGACATGTTACTATCAAGATGTCCTCTCTTTTCGGTCATTTGATACtcgaaaaaaaattgaacaggAAGAAGAGATAGGAGATTTTTTGAGGCGATGCATTTCTAGCAGTTGCTTCCTATCACTGTGGGTGCTTGATCTGGAAAATGTTTATAAACCTAAGTTGCCTGAGGCACTAGGGGAACTAACTCAACTAAGGTACCTTGGCTTGAGATCTACTTTCCTTGAGAAGCTTCCCTCATCCATAAGCAAGCTGCGGAATCTTCAAACGCTAGATATAAAGCATACCAACATCAAAACTCTTCCTATTTCAATCTGCAAATTACAACAGCTGCGACACTTGTACTTGAGTGAGGGCTACCGAAGTAAACTTATGCTCCGACCAAGTACTGGTTCTCTTACAACCCTTCAGACGTTGTGTGGGCTCTTTGTAGATGAGGAGACTCCAGTAAGAGATGGCCTAAACAGGTTACTCAATCTTAGAAAATTGGGATTGGCTATGTCATCTCAACCCAAGGCAATGTCATCACAAGTACAGGCAGTAACTGACTGGATTCTAAATCTAAAGCATCTTCAGTCTTTAAGGGTCAAATCCATTGATGATAATAACCAGCCTTGGGATCTAGAATTGAAGCCTTTAACAGGTCACCAGAAtctttcatgcatttttttgttTGGACGGTTGAGGAATCCATCAATTATGTCTCAATTCCCACCTAGTCTCATCGACCTTACCTTATCTGGATCAGAACTTACAAAAGATCCAATGGAGTCACTGGGTAAGCTTCCCAACCTAAGAAGTCTTAAATTGTTTGCCAAATCTTATTTAGGGAAGAGCATGCATTGCTCTTTGGGAGGCTTTCGTCAGCTTCGAGTTCTAAAACTATGGAAGCTAGATCAACTGGAGGACTGGAAGGTGGAGAAAGGAGCACTGCAAGCTCTACGAGATTTGGAGATCAGGTACTCTGAAAGGACCACCCCGACGCTTCCTGAAGAATTGTTAGACAGGAGTCCTTTATTGAAGATTGATGTTAAACTTGCTCA GCTGTGA
- the LOC100853251 gene encoding toMV resistance protein Tm-2(2)-like isoform X1, whose amino-acid sequence MLIIIKLCSSEELCDNILFLSLEKKTSHGNSTREMRMEAMRMFDEGRDEEAREIFRKLKDTRGVAELAVSRVMEKLNVVLIQEPGVLVGVEEEVQWIQRKLMRLGVIHGYDFTEELMDVAYDFEDVIDDLVLRSAAKQRSGGNWERCILVIRIHKKLEMIKSKIPHLPPAQVLVPLSSRIPKYLEEMEWSPLFSIPSQNLEDTVVSPVKEKLSALLVLMALHPDTKKKARRVLDELESLSSFLKGLELVYLDDKAGVWMEKLSDVSLSAVVVIEDFINNNQQLRKKSWMGSPFGKSKSQHDFGMKMDKIYAKIQELSISKPEKATQVQGQSREFIKSEKHIPSQQTTQNPHLASFDDDVHAMTTRLLAADKSFRVIPIMGMEGIGKTTLAKLIFHNKAVVDHFPFRAWPSTTASSTIGDSRQILLDIIKQLMNYKMRVTRGAVVSSEHEEMMQKLKAFLINNRSLIVMDDPSHFCYWDGLLRVLADTSNRSRMIWITRKMSLPPNLKTRSDPHPLRLRADEESWALFTHALKVRIPSELQELKEKIVRRCGGLPLLIVKLTESLSQKDTTIEEWSRALQQLCHDQEKVWSNTLCRIYKDLSLYMRRCLFSLTLFPHDSDTPTRRLITLWVAEDLVQTEGRNEAPEDVAESCLNLLIAQGMVQLSKKKLNGNVKTVRLPDALTQYWLSKAQRARALGDHIYTRSELFPGNGMIRRLVDHLDRDDITFDHIHGGDHTSSTSLTCYYQDVLSFRSFDTRKKIEQEEEIGDFLRRCISSSCFLSLWVLDLENVYKPKLPEALGELTQLRYLGLRSTFLEKLPSSISKLRNLQTLDIKHTNIKTLPISICKLQQLRHLYLSEGYRSKLMLRPSTGSLTTLQTLCGLFVDEETPVRDGLNRLLNLRKLGLAMSSQPKAMSSQVQAVTDWILNLKHLQSLRVKSIDDNNQPWDLELKPLTGHQNLSCIFLFGRLRNPSIMSQFPPSLIDLTLSGSELTKDPMESLGKLPNLRSLKLFAKSYLGKSMHCSLGGFRQLRVLKLWKLDQLEDWKVEKGALQALRDLEIRYSERTTPTLPEELLDRSPLLKIDVKLAQL is encoded by the exons ATGTTGATAATTATTAAGCTATGTTCTAGTGAAGAATTGTGTGATAATATTTTGTTCCTTTCCCTAGAGAAGAAAACGTCGCATGGAAACTCTACCCGGGAGATGCGGATGGAGGCGATGAGGATGTTCGACGAGGGGAGAGATGAAGAAGCTAGGGAGATCTTTAGGAAGCTCAAAGACACACGAGGGGTGGCTGAGTTGGCGGTATCGCGCGTTATGGAGAAACTCAATGTCGTGCTGATTCAAGAACCAGGAGTTTTGGTTGGAGTTGAAGAAGAGGTTCAATGGATCCAAAGGAAATTGATGCGTCTTGGAGTTATTCATGGCTATGACTTCACAGAGGAATTAATGGACGTTGCCTATGATTTTGAAGATGTGATTGATGACCTTGTACTCAGATCAGCAGCAAAGCAAAGGAGCGGAGGGAATTGGGAGAGATGCATTTTAGTAATCAGAATTCACAAGAAGCTGGAAATGATCAAGTCTAAAATCCCTCATCTTCCTCCTGCCCAAGTACTTGTACCACTTTCTTCAAGAATTCCTAAATACTTGGAAGAAATGGAGTGGTCACCCTTGTTCTCAATACCTAGTCAGAACCTGGAAGACACAGTTGTTTCCCCAGTGAAAGAGAAGCTATCAGCTCTGCTAGTTCTGATGGCACTTCATCCCGATACTAAGAAGAAGGCCAGGCGGGTACTAGATGAATTGGAGTCGCTGAGTAGTTTTCTGAAAGGCTTAGAATTAGTATATTTGGATGATAAAGCAGGGGTCTGGATGGAGAAGTTGTCCGATGTTTCCCTTTCTGCTGTGGTTGTAATTGAGGACTTCATCAACAATAACCAACAGCTCAGAAAGAAAAGCTGGATGGGATCTCCTTTCGGAAAATCCAAATCTCAGCATGATTTTGGCATGAAGATGGACAAAATATATGCTAAGATCCAAGAACTCTCAATTTCCAAGCCTGAGAAAGCCACCCAAGTACAGGGTCAAAGTAGAGAGTTCATAAAATCTGAAAAGCACATACCGTCACAGCAAACAACACAAAATCCTCATCTCGCTAGCTTTGATGATGATGTCCATGCAATGACGACACGACTACTTGCAGCTGATAAGAGTTTCCGTGTGATTCCAATTATGGGTATGGAAGGCATTGGAAAGACAACCCTGGCAAAGTTGATCTTCCACAATAAAGCTGTTGTGGATCACTTCCCATTCCGTGCTTGGCCATCTACAACTGCTTCTTCAACCATAGGTGATTCACGTCAGATTCTCCTAGACATAATAAAACAATTGATGAACTACAAGATGAGAGTCACGAGAGGTGCAGTGGTTTCTAGTGAACACGAAGAAATGATGCAGAAGCTGAAAGCCTTCTTGATTAATAACAGGTCTCTCATAGTTATGGATGATCCTTCTCATTTCTGTTACTGGGACGGCTTGTTAAGAGTGCTTGCAGATACATCAAACAGGAGCAGAATGATTTGGATCACTCGCAAAATGAGTCTTCCTCCAAATCTTAAAACTAGGAGTGATCCTCACCCATTGCGACTACGAGCAGATGAGGAGAGTTGGGCATTGTTTACCCATGCTCTGAAGGTAAGAATACCCTCAGAACTGCAAGAGCTGAAAGAGAAAATTGTCAGAAGATGTGGGGGGCTGCCACTCCTGATCGTAAAATTGACAGAATCACTCTCGCAGAAGGATACAACCATTGAGGAGTGGTCCAGAGCACTTCAACAGCTTTGTCATGACCAAGAAAAAGTCTGGTCCAATACCCTCTGCAGGATCTACAAGGATTTGTCCTTGTACATGAGGAGATGTCtattttctctaactttatttCCTCATGACTCTGATACCCCAACAAGAAGATTAATAACATTGTGGGTTGCAGAGGATTTGGTGCAAACAGAGGGCAGGAATGAAGCTCCGGAAGATGTTGCTGAGAGTTGTTTGAATCTGTTGATCGCCCAGGGAATGGTTCAACTGTCAAAGAAGAAGCTTAATGGGAATGTTAAAACTGTTCGCCTGCCTGATGCCCTAACACAATACTGGTTATCCAAAGCTCAGCGAGCCAGAGCTCTTGGAGATCATATTTACACAAGATCTGAGTTGTTCCCAGGCAATGGCATGATCCGTCGTCTTGTCGATCATCTTGATCGGGACGATATAACCTTTGATCATATCCATGGAGGTGACCACACAAGTTCAACTTCTTTGACATGTTACTATCAAGATGTCCTCTCTTTTCGGTCATTTGATACtcgaaaaaaaattgaacaggAAGAAGAGATAGGAGATTTTTTGAGGCGATGCATTTCTAGCAGTTGCTTCCTATCACTGTGGGTGCTTGATCTGGAAAATGTTTATAAACCTAAGTTGCCTGAGGCACTAGGGGAACTAACTCAACTAAGGTACCTTGGCTTGAGATCTACTTTCCTTGAGAAGCTTCCCTCATCCATAAGCAAGCTGCGGAATCTTCAAACGCTAGATATAAAGCATACCAACATCAAAACTCTTCCTATTTCAATCTGCAAATTACAACAGCTGCGACACTTGTACTTGAGTGAGGGCTACCGAAGTAAACTTATGCTCCGACCAAGTACTGGTTCTCTTACAACCCTTCAGACGTTGTGTGGGCTCTTTGTAGATGAGGAGACTCCAGTAAGAGATGGCCTAAACAGGTTACTCAATCTTAGAAAATTGGGATTGGCTATGTCATCTCAACCCAAGGCAATGTCATCACAAGTACAGGCAGTAACTGACTGGATTCTAAATCTAAAGCATCTTCAGTCTTTAAGGGTCAAATCCATTGATGATAATAACCAGCCTTGGGATCTAGAATTGAAGCCTTTAACAGGTCACCAGAAtctttcatgcatttttttgttTGGACGGTTGAGGAATCCATCAATTATGTCTCAATTCCCACCTAGTCTCATCGACCTTACCTTATCTGGATCAGAACTTACAAAAGATCCAATGGAGTCACTGGGTAAGCTTCCCAACCTAAGAAGTCTTAAATTGTTTGCCAAATCTTATTTAGGGAAGAGCATGCATTGCTCTTTGGGAGGCTTTCGTCAGCTTCGAGTTCTAAAACTATGGAAGCTAGATCAACTGGAGGACTGGAAGGTGGAGAAAGGAGCACTGCAAGCTCTACGAGATTTGGAGATCAGGTACTCTGAAAGGACCACCCCGACGCTTCCTGAAGAATTGTTAGACAGGAGTCCTTTATTGAAGATTGATGTTAAACTTGCTCA GCTGTGA